A portion of the Synechococcales cyanobacterium T60_A2020_003 genome contains these proteins:
- a CDS encoding EAL domain-containing protein yields MVNLAKLLNIKVVAEGVETLEQARYLQELDCQFGQGYLFAKPTNATQMSHLLAENMSWLVHH; encoded by the coding sequence ATTGTTAACCTCGCAAAGTTACTGAATATTAAGGTTGTTGCTGAGGGGGTTGAAACGCTAGAACAGGCACGCTATTTACAGGAATTGGATTGTCAATTTGGGCAGGGGTACCTATTTGCAAAACCTACGAATGCAACACAAATGAGTCATCTCCTAGCGGAGAACATGAGTTGGTTAGTGCACCATTAA
- a CDS encoding transposase family protein — protein sequence MNLIEQLKHIPDPRGRHGQRYPFWVLLVLALLGSFCGYRGYHSLATFCRKNATEIQAVVALPIDIPMPCMSAFRRLFLQVSDQALAAIFHQWCLSFMRPSPGSWVGGDGKSIRCTRTAKGANFISTVTFSTGSGNDCELPRTARSP from the coding sequence ATGAATCTCATTGAGCAATTGAAGCATATTCCTGACCCCCGCGGCCGCCATGGGCAACGCTATCCATTCTGGGTGTTGCTTGTACTGGCCTTACTGGGTAGTTTTTGTGGGTACCGAGGGTACCATTCGTTAGCCACCTTCTGCCGCAAAAATGCCACTGAAATTCAAGCGGTGGTCGCTCTGCCTATAGACATCCCCATGCCCTGCATGTCCGCCTTTCGTCGGTTATTCCTACAGGTGAGCGATCAGGCACTAGCCGCTATCTTTCACCAGTGGTGCTTAAGCTTCATGCGTCCGAGTCCAGGCAGTTGGGTGGGAGGAGACGGTAAGAGCATTCGCTGCACCCGCACGGCCAAGGGAGCCAATTTCATCAGTACAGTAACCTTTAGTACTGGTAGTGGTAACGATTGTGAGCTTCCTCGTACGGCCAGATCCCCGTAG
- a CDS encoding J domain-containing protein, producing the protein MQNFRNYYDILGVARDATPDQIKQAYRSLARQYHPDLNPGDKAAEEKFKEIGEAYEVLSDEDKRSQYEKFSRFWKKGEFWKGGRSQKAAGDMDYSQFPDFNTFVDQLLNRQHAPAQEPSSRVRTVRKASAGSTATASPPSQSQSEDTYRPGTSKKSYTVSQRPPARNDIEARLVIPLERAYSGGRERIRLENGRSLEVNMPAGMVTGQKVRIRDQGVNGGDLFLKIEVEPHPFFKLSGADILCQVPITPSEAVLGGSIDVPTLDGWVSMSIPSGTRPGQKLRLAGKGFPIDGRRGDQVVEVYIAVPRDLTQQERDLYEKLRLMESFDPRADLLM; encoded by the coding sequence ATGCAAAACTTTCGGAACTACTACGACATTCTGGGAGTCGCCAGGGATGCCACTCCGGATCAGATCAAGCAGGCATACCGGAGCTTAGCGCGTCAGTATCACCCGGATTTGAATCCAGGGGATAAGGCTGCCGAGGAAAAGTTTAAAGAGATAGGAGAAGCCTACGAGGTCTTGTCCGATGAGGATAAGCGATCGCAGTATGAGAAATTTAGCCGCTTCTGGAAAAAGGGCGAATTTTGGAAGGGGGGGCGATCGCAAAAAGCAGCGGGAGACATGGACTATAGCCAGTTTCCCGATTTCAATACCTTTGTCGATCAATTGCTCAACCGTCAACACGCTCCGGCTCAAGAACCCTCTAGTCGCGTTCGCACCGTCCGCAAAGCCAGTGCAGGCAGTACGGCCACGGCTTCTCCCCCGTCCCAATCCCAATCCGAAGATACCTATCGTCCCGGTACCAGCAAGAAAAGCTACACCGTTAGCCAACGTCCACCCGCCCGCAATGATATTGAAGCCCGATTGGTCATTCCGCTAGAACGAGCCTATTCTGGCGGACGGGAACGAATTCGCCTGGAAAATGGGCGATCGCTGGAGGTCAATATGCCTGCGGGAATGGTCACTGGGCAAAAGGTGCGGATTCGCGATCAAGGCGTTAATGGGGGTGATTTATTTCTCAAGATTGAAGTTGAACCCCATCCTTTCTTTAAGCTCAGCGGCGCGGATATTCTGTGCCAAGTGCCGATTACGCCTAGCGAAGCCGTTTTGGGCGGTTCGATTGACGTACCGACCCTCGACGGATGGGTGAGTATGTCGATACCATCGGGAACGCGTCCAGGACAGAAGCTCCGTCTAGCTGGCAAAGGATTCCCGATCGATGGACGGCGTGGCGACCAAGTTGTTGAAGTTTACATTGCGGTGCCCCGTGATCTGACGCAACAAGAACGGGATCTATACGAAAAACTCAGGCTCATGGAAAGTTTTGATCCAAGAGCCGATTTGCTAATGTAG
- the dnaK gene encoding molecular chaperone DnaK: MGKVVGIDLGTTNSVVAVMEGGKPVVIANAEGMRTTPSVVAFSKDGDRLVGQMARRQAVLNPQNTYYGIKRFMGRRYSELDPVAKQVPYTIRRDEMGNVKIKCPRLEKDFAPEEVSAMILRKLVDEAARYLGEPITGAVITVPAYFNDAQRQATRDAGRIAGLEVKRIINEPTAAALAYGLERRQNETILVFDLGGGTFDVSILETGGGVFEVKATSGDTQLGGADFDRRIVDWLADEFQQREGIDLRRDRQALQRLMEAAEKAKIELSGVGVTEINLPFIIATADGPKHIETRLSREQFEALCYDLVERLRIPVKQALADAGLNPMRIDEVVLVGGASRMPMVQNLVRSLINIEPNQNVNPDEVVAVGAAIQAGILNQEVKDILLLDVTPLSIGLETIGGVMKKLIPRNTTIPVRRSDIFSTSENNQTMVEVHVLQGEREMATDNKSLGRFKLMGIPPAPRGVPQVVVSFDIDANGILQVTALDKTTGREQGITIQGASTLSEMEIQQMIADAEKYADVDRERRDRIEKRTKAETLTFQAERLLREVALDFGMQFASSYRRRIETLIKELRACIQRNDDRGIDLTQSELQDAMYDLRQEAYQFAKEEEGDDDFFGSIRRTIANLGKDDDDDLFFDDRYNRRPPYNRDPYAQDYNRDFYNRDPYPQKGYSQNAYGRDPYSPERSQPYSRAPYDSPDPYANRRDTYDTPRDRTSGYDRDPYAGQDTYDRDPYARRDTYDRDPYGQPPSPPASSRSSYGQESGYPASSRDPYRSDESYGRESYDRDPYSRDSYAPEPYNNGSPPRDPYGGGDYGDDYGAPTDRSSRRDRQENRAPRSGRPPAEPRPNRDYYDDDWGDDDEWL, from the coding sequence ATGGGCAAGGTCGTCGGAATTGACTTGGGAACTACCAACTCAGTTGTTGCCGTGATGGAGGGGGGCAAGCCCGTCGTCATTGCCAACGCCGAAGGGATGCGAACGACTCCATCCGTGGTGGCGTTTAGCAAAGATGGCGATCGCCTCGTGGGGCAAATGGCGCGACGGCAAGCGGTACTCAATCCCCAAAATACCTACTACGGCATCAAGCGCTTCATGGGTCGCCGTTATAGTGAACTGGATCCGGTCGCCAAACAGGTTCCCTACACCATCCGACGCGATGAAATGGGGAATGTCAAAATCAAATGCCCCCGATTAGAAAAGGATTTTGCCCCCGAAGAAGTGTCGGCGATGATTCTGCGGAAGCTGGTGGATGAAGCCGCCCGTTACCTGGGCGAGCCAATCACCGGAGCCGTCATCACTGTTCCCGCTTACTTTAACGATGCCCAGCGACAGGCGACCCGCGATGCCGGACGCATTGCAGGGTTAGAGGTCAAGCGGATTATCAACGAACCGACTGCCGCTGCCCTTGCCTACGGATTAGAGCGTCGGCAAAATGAAACGATTCTGGTGTTTGACCTCGGGGGTGGCACCTTTGATGTGTCCATCCTAGAAACGGGCGGTGGCGTCTTCGAGGTCAAGGCCACGAGCGGGGATACGCAACTAGGGGGGGCGGATTTCGATCGCCGGATTGTAGACTGGCTGGCCGATGAGTTTCAGCAGCGAGAAGGGATTGATCTCCGGCGCGATCGCCAAGCTTTGCAGCGGTTAATGGAAGCGGCGGAAAAGGCCAAGATTGAGCTATCGGGTGTTGGCGTCACCGAAATCAACCTGCCCTTTATCATTGCGACGGCAGATGGCCCCAAGCATATTGAAACCCGCCTCAGTCGGGAACAGTTTGAAGCTCTCTGCTATGACCTCGTGGAACGCCTGCGCATCCCAGTGAAACAGGCGCTTGCCGATGCTGGACTCAACCCGATGCGGATTGATGAAGTGGTGCTGGTGGGGGGCGCCAGCCGGATGCCGATGGTGCAAAATCTGGTGCGATCGCTCATCAATATCGAACCGAACCAAAACGTGAATCCCGATGAAGTTGTAGCCGTAGGAGCCGCGATTCAGGCGGGGATTCTCAACCAGGAAGTGAAGGATATTTTGCTCCTGGATGTAACGCCCCTCTCCATTGGTCTGGAAACGATTGGTGGCGTGATGAAAAAGCTGATTCCGCGCAACACTACGATTCCCGTGCGGCGATCGGACATTTTCTCGACCTCGGAAAACAATCAAACCATGGTAGAAGTCCACGTCCTCCAGGGCGAGCGAGAAATGGCGACTGATAACAAGTCCCTGGGACGCTTTAAGCTCATGGGCATTCCCCCTGCCCCTCGCGGCGTACCGCAAGTTGTGGTGTCCTTTGACATTGACGCCAACGGCATCTTACAGGTGACGGCTCTGGATAAAACCACGGGTCGGGAACAGGGCATCACCATCCAAGGCGCATCGACGCTGAGCGAGATGGAAATCCAGCAGATGATTGCCGATGCCGAGAAATACGCCGATGTGGATCGGGAACGACGCGATCGCATTGAAAAACGCACCAAGGCCGAAACCCTCACTTTCCAAGCGGAACGCTTGCTGCGCGAAGTAGCGCTCGACTTTGGGATGCAGTTTGCTAGCAGCTACCGTCGCCGGATCGAAACGCTAATTAAAGAACTCCGTGCCTGCATCCAACGCAACGACGATCGCGGCATCGACCTTACCCAGTCGGAATTGCAGGATGCCATGTACGACCTGCGCCAAGAAGCGTATCAGTTCGCGAAGGAGGAGGAAGGCGATGACGACTTCTTCGGTTCCATTCGCCGAACCATCGCCAATTTGGGCAAAGATGACGATGACGATCTGTTCTTTGACGATCGCTACAATCGCCGCCCTCCCTACAACCGCGATCCCTACGCCCAAGACTACAATCGCGACTTTTACAATCGCGATCCCTACCCGCAAAAAGGGTACAGCCAAAATGCCTATGGTCGGGATCCCTATTCTCCAGAACGCTCCCAACCCTACAGCCGCGCCCCCTACGACTCACCCGATCCCTACGCCAATCGGCGCGATACCTACGATACCCCGCGCGATCGCACCAGCGGATACGACCGTGATCCCTACGCAGGACAGGACACCTACGATCGCGACCCCTATGCGCGGCGGGATACCTACGATCGCGACCCCTATGGTCAGCCTCCTAGCCCACCTGCGTCTTCCCGTTCCTCCTATGGTCAGGAATCAGGCTATCCTGCGAGTTCCCGTGATCCGTACCGTTCAGATGAGTCCTATGGGCGTGAGTCCTATGATCGCGATCCCTATTCCCGCGATTCCTATGCCCCGGAGCCTTACAATAATGGCTCTCCCCCCCGTGACCCGTACGGTGGTGGTGACTATGGGGATGACTACGGTGCGCCCACGGATCGTTCCTCTCGGCGCGATCGCCAGGAAAATCGTGCGCCTCGGTCAGGCCGTCCCCCGGCTGAACCCCGTCCCAATCGCGACTATTATGATGACGATTGGGGCGATGACGACGAATGGCTTTGA